caagaaccgagactcagatttccctcgcccggacgcgggtcaccggggcccccctccggagccaggcccggagttggggcacgatggcgagcgcctggtggccgggcctgtccccatggggcccggccgggcacagcccgaagaggcaacgtgggtcccccctccaatgggctcaccacccatagcaggggccatagaggtcgggtgcaatgtgagctgggcggtagccgaaggcagggcacttggcggtccgatcctcagctacagaagctagctcttgggacgtggaacgtcacctcgctggggggaaaggagcctgagctagtgcgcgaggtagagaagttccggttggatatagtcggactcacctcgacgcacagcaagggctctggaaccagttctctcgagaggggctggactctcttccactctggcgttgccagcagtgagaggcgacgggctggggtggcaattcttgtttccccccggctcagagcctgcatgttggagttcaacccggtggacgagagggtagcttccctccgccttcgggtggggggacgggtcctgactgttgtttgcgcttacgcgccaaacagcagctcagagtacccaccctttttggattcactcgagggagtacttgagagtgctcccccgggtgattccctcgttctactggacttcaacgctcatgttggcaacgacagtgaaacctggagaggcgtgattgggaagaatggccgcccggatctgaacccaagtggtgttttgttattggacttttgtgcccgtcacagattgtccataacgaacatcatgttcaagcataagggtgtccatatgtgcacttggcaccaggacaccctaggccgcagttctatgatcgactttgtagttgtgtcatcggatttgcggcctcatgttttggacactcgggtgaagagaggggcggagctttctaccgatcaccacctggtggtgagttggctgcgatggtgggggaggatgccggacagacctggcaggcccaaacgcattgtgaaggtttgctgggaacatctggcagagtctcctgtcagagagagtttcaattcccacctccggaagaactttgaacatgtcacgagggaggtgctggacattgagtccgagtggaccatgttccgcacctctattgtcgaggcggctgattggagctgtggccgcaaggtagttggtgcctgtcgtggcggtaatcctagaacccgttggtggacaccggcggtgagggatgccgtcaagctgaagaaggagtcctatcaggttcttttggctcatgggactcctgaggcagcggacaggtaccgacaggccaagcggtgtgcggcttcagtggtcgcggaggcaaaaactcggacatgggaggagttcggggaagccatggaaaacgacttccggacggcttcgaagcgattctggaccaccatccgccgcctcaggaaggggaagcagtgcactaccaacaccgtgtatggtgcggatggtgttctgctgacctcgactgcggaagttgtggatcggtggagggaatacttcgaagacctcctcaatcccaccaacacgtcttcctatgaggaagcagtgcctggggaatctgtggtgggctctcctatttctggggctgaggttgctgaggtagttaaaaagctcctcggtggcaaggccccgggggtggatgagatccgcccggagttccttaaggctctggatgctgtagggctgtcttggttgacaagactctgcagcatcgcgtggacatcgggggcagtacctctggattggcagaccggggtggtggttccactctttaaaaaggggaaccggagggtgtgttctaactatcgtgggatcacactcctcagccttcccggtaaggtctattcaggtgtactggagaggaggctacgccggatagtcgaacctcggattcaggaggaacagtgtggttttcgtcctggtcgtggaactgtggaccagctctatactctcggcagggtccttgagggtgcatgggagtttgcccaaccagtctacatgtgctttgtggacttggagaaggcattcgaccatgtccctcgggaagtcctgtggggagtgctcagagagtatggggtttcggactgtctgattgtggcggtccgctccctgtatgatcagtgtcagagcttggttcgcattgctggcagtaagtcggacatgtttccggtgagggttggactccgccaaggctgccctttgtcacccattctgttctgaacttttatggacagaatttctaggcgcagtcaaggcgttgaggggatccggtttggtggctgcaggattaggtctctgctttttgcagatgatgtggtcctgatggcttcatctggccaggatcttcagctctcactggatcggttcgcagccgagtgtgaagcgactgggatgagaatcagcacctccaagtccgagtccatggttctcgcccggaaaagggtggagtgccatctccgggttggggaggagatcttgccccaagtggaggagttcaagtacctcggagtcttgttcacgagtgagggaagagtggatcgtgagatcgacaggcggatcggtgcggcgtcttcagtaatgcggacgctgtatcgatccgttgtggtgaagaaggagctgagccggaaggcaaagctctcaatttaccggtcgatctacgttcccatcctcacctatggtcatgagctttgggttatgaccgaaaggacaagatcacgggtacaagcggccgaaatgagtttcctccgccgggtggcggggctctcccttagagatagggtgagaagctctgtcatccggggggagctcaaagtaaagccgctgctcctccacatggagaggagccagatgaggtggttcgggcatctggtcaggatgccacccgggcgcctccctaaggaggtgtttagggcacgtccgaccggtaggaggccacgaggaagacccaggacacgttgggaagactatgtctcccggctggcctgggaacgcctcgggatcccccgggaggagctggatgaagtggctggggagagggaagtctgggcttccctgcttaggctgctgcccccgcgacctgacctcggataagcggaagaagatggatggatggatggatggatggatatatatatatatatatatatatatatatatataaccctctttttgaactcttttacgaccttttctgtgaattgtttacgacccttagaagcagctgttaTGTGGTCAGAGAGAGTCCTAATAAAGGAGgatgcgtacaatctttcgccagagcgtgttgagactgtacaagagtatagaccagacgtttctcctcaaattgagccaaattgaattctgtctaattctttgcttcttgtcttgtttaatagatgtcatcagtgtttgaacctgacacgcaTAACTTGGGGATGGGTCTATCGTTGTTAACAGATGTGGGATCACCTCCTTTCAATAAAGGTCAAACATAGGGCGATTTCCATGTTAGGAATGTCATTACTGGACAAGGAAATATTTTTAATAATGGgtgcaataaaatcaacaaagggcTCACGTTTGTCAAGACCTGCAGATTTACCAGGATCCACTTGTTTTAAGGCTctcatgaagaaaaaaaaaactacaaaaaggcCACAATCAAAATCATCTTTATTACAAAGATTGTGCGCATCACAATCCAAACAAAATGGTACAAGTAGAGAAGCAAATATGTTATTTCAAATGCattacaatattaaatataataactTACaactcttggggtgacgattcaattcaaaatGGATTCTCAATTCACGATCATTACTCTTTAGTAGTAAAAAGTGCCAATGAATGGAATCAGTAGTTGCTGATAACTTCAAATGTGACATTgggggtgggttttttttttaagtgtttaagTTTCTTACATTGTCCATCTCCCCTACTTATGTTCATATCGGGTAACATCGTAGCTTGTGTAAGCTTatttttctgagactcttattctgTTAGAGAGGATGCAGCATgcaggacttttattgtgaaggccagAAAAGTACGGTTGAGTTTGAGTTTTAGACATGGGTTGTGTTGTGTCGGTGAGATGATGctgtatttattgatttctttttTTGGTAAGCGATTGACCGCTCTTTGTATGTTTTTTAGGGTTGTGCGATACAACATTCGGTTTTGATACGGACGTCATATTGCGACGATGCGTGTCGGTGACATTCGTTTtctcgcaaatttgacagcgacaagcaaacCACGCGATATCATTTTTTTCCGCGAGGAACAGCCTAACATGCTACACTATTTTTGTGCGTCATGTTGTGTGTTTTGTCTGatcaagacatgcacctggggataggttgattggcaacactaaattggccctagagaaAAGCGGTAAAAAATGCATAGACGGATGGATAAAATTGTGATAAACAATTTGAACTTAAAATTTTGGAGAATCAgcatctgttagaataattgtttgtaagttatcacaaaagccaaaagctgtctttggaacttaccaagagtaaggctcgtaaaactccactgtgtaggggggggaagcaaaatgaaggtgttctgttttctttcatgtatggtaatcaacagaaagatattgttctaacccaaggacttcaaagcggagcggaagcaggaccagactcccctccaggcgacctcttcttgaacctcctttttgaactgttttacgaacgtctttttgaactattttacgacctcttcttttgaactgttcggtaaccaaaggcaacgctgtttacgacccacttccctctggaagcagcgtggtcggagaaagtcaaataaagaaggaggagtacaatctttcgccagagcgtgctgagatactgtacaagggtacagtgtacaggcgactctcctcaattgagtccaaattgaattctgtctctgtttgattctttgcttcttgtcttgtttaatagatgtcatcagtgtttgaacctgacagtatcaACTttagtatgaccaatactgcccctatAACTACTCGGTGCTGAAACAATAGCCACATTTGTGTTATTGCCTAAAACTAACGTAAAATAAGTGCTTaataaatttaaaggggaacattatcagcagacctatgtaagcgtcaatatataccttgatgttgcagaaaaaagaccttatatttttttaaccgatttccgaactctaaatgagtgaattttggcgaattaaacgcctttctattattcgctctcggagcgatgacgtcacaatgtgacgtcgcatcgggaagcaatccgccattttctcaaacaccgagtcaaatcagctctgttattttccgttttttcgactgttttccgtaccttggagacatcatgcctcgtcggtgtgttgtcggagggtgtaacaacaccaacagggacggataccAAAGACGattaagagaagaatatcgaccctagcttccctggcctgctgacatgagggtatgtctacagaatatattaattgatgaaaattgggctgtctgcactctcaaagtgcatgttgttgccaagtgtatttcatatgctgtaaacctagttcatagttgttagtttcctttaatgccaaacaaacacataccaatcgttggttagaaggcgatcgccgaattcgtcctcgctttctcccgtgtcgctggctgtcatgtcgttttcgtgggtttcgcttgcatacggttcaaagcgatatggctcaatagcttcagtttcttcttcaatttggttttcgctacctgcctccaaactacaaccatccgtttcaatacatgcgtaatctgttgaatcgcttaagccgctgaaatccgagtctgaatccgagctaatgtcgctatagcttgctgttctatccgccatgtttgtttgtgttggcttcactatgtgacgtcacaggaaaatggacgggtgtatataacgatggttaaaatcaggcactttgaagctttttttagggatattgcgtgatgggtaaaattttgaaaaaaacttcggaaaatataataagccactgggaactgatttttaatggttttaacccttctgaaattgtgataatgttcccctttacatttaaacaaaagtgtagatagaaaaatgttctaacaaaaaagtaaccaatgTATTCTTTGTATTCAATCATGTGACTTTTTCTGAGATGTTTACTTCAAGCGAAcaaagtggtggtcaaccaaaccaATATGACTACTGTGCGGAGTACGCAAGAGGCCTAGATCTTACCGctaaagcagatacgagcaaaaaaaaaaaaatttctaacaATGAAATGGAATCAATCCCTATATGttatcaaaaaaatgtttgtcgaGTGAACCATCGGTTGCGCTCCCAGACGTGTCGAACTAtcgaacagatgaaaacttggaaaagcacggAGGTCTACAATTTCTGTGCGCGCGCCTGGGTCAAACTAATTAATTATGCATCGTTTTTTGCTCGGGGAagtttgcatttcatgatttaactttgcgacTCACGAGGAGCACTCGATAGCCTTAATTTgctatttttccattttttcatCATGTTAACCACTCATAAAGATCATCGGAGACACCACTGCAGACCTGGCTGGTTGTGAAAGAAAACGGAAAGTTTTGGCCATGTTGCCAAGTTGTTGCTAGTTTGCCTGGTTTTCCCCGAAAAATCTTGCACTCGtttgcccttcttgattacctctcgaggaactttaAAGAAACTCGCATCCTTTTCGCGACTTGAACTGgtccaacagcctaaaacaacgcaagcatgggGCATTTTTCATCGTTAAAGGCAAAATGTCGCCCAGCACCACTTCAGGTATCGCATATTTAATGAAGGTGAACATAAATATTTAACAGCAAAATAACAAGGAGATGGacaatagttttgacaaaataattcgACCAGAAATTTACCGCACAGTTggtcagccaaattaggagcatttTTAACCCCTTTTGGAATAGTTTCAGTGTCATTGATATGCCaagttatatattgttattagggatgtcccgatccgatatttggatcggatcggccgccgatatttgccaaaaattgtgtatcagcaaggcatgggaaaatgccgatccagatccagtttaaaaaaaaactccggtccgtgttttccaatgcaccgatttaaataatacattccacttttctgctgctccgtaatttccgtttcgcattttccagcacaccttcaacacatccacaggtctgtggattctcacgcagttgcttttagctgctggcattacacgacaggctcttctcactctttcctgtgtctccctctcacagacagcaagcgcaccttcttacacacgtcacatactgtcacgtcatacgtcacatactgtcacgtcatacgtcacatactgtcacgtcatacgtcacatactgtcacgtcatacgtcacatactgtcacgtcatacgtcacatactgtcacgtcatacgtcacatactgtcacgtcatacgtcacatactgtcacgtcatacgtcacatactgtcacgtcatacgtcacatactgtcacgtcatacgtcacatactgtctcgtcatacgtcacatactgtcacgtcacacgtcacatactgtcacgtcacacgtcacatactgtcacgtcacacgtcacatactgtcacgtcatacgtcacatactgtcacgtcatacgtcacatactgtcacgtcatacgtcacatactgtcacgtcatacgtcacatactgtcacgtcacacgtcacatactgtcacgtcacacgtcacatactgtcacgtcacacgtcacatactgtcacgtcacacgtcacatactgtcacgtcacacgtcacatactgtcacgtcacacgtcacatactgtcacgtcatacgtcacatactgtcacgtcatacgtcacatactgtcacgtcatacgtcacatactgtcacgtcatacgtcacatactgtcacgtcatacgtcacatactgtcacgtcatacgtcacatactgtcacgtcatacgtcacatactgtctcgtcatacgtcacatactgtcacgtcacacgtcacatactgtcacgtcacacgtcacatactgtcacgtcacacgtcacatactgtcacgtcatacgtcacatactgtcacgtcatacgtcacatactgtcacgtcatacgtcacatactgtcacgtcatacgtcacatactgtcacgtcacacgtcacatactgtcacgtcacacgtcacatactgtcacgtcacacgtcacatactgtcacgtcatacgtcacatactgtcacgtcatacgtcacatactgtcacgtcatacgtcacatactgtcacgtcacacgtcacatactgtcacgtcacacgtcacatactgtcacgtcacacgtcacatactgtcacgtcatacgtcacatactgtcacgtcatacgtcacatactgtcacgtcatacgtcacatactgtcacgtcacacgtcacatactgtcacgtcatacgtcacatactgtcacgtcacacgtcacatactgtcacgtcacacgtcacatactgtcacgtcatacgtcacatactgtcacgtcatacgtcacatactgtcacgtcatacgtcacatactgtcacgtcatacgtcacatactgtcacgtcatacgtcacatactgtcacgtcatacatcacatactgtcacgtcatacgtcacatacgtatacgtcctccccgagcagagaggtagcagcatggctaacgttagctgtgatgctagcgcagccgtgcgagcaacgttctctctaaggtgctcgcctgtgcaattgcgcactgtttaagcgtcctctgcgcatagcaaatctatgccacgcacaaaatcaaataaaaaaataagcacataacaattttcgacacacggacacgacagagaaaacagttttcgtcatcattgttcaaatattgtgacgtctgtcgagacgcttatctccattcggtgccacacgtccacaccatcaaaatgccgaggcaaaaatttccacatcaacaccgtatgaaaaaattagtgatttttttagttgtgatttccttctctgcatgaaagtttaaaagtagcatatattaatgcagtatgaagaagaatgttttaatgtagacatgcaagccttgaaagaacattttgaaaatcaagactacatttcctgcaaatgggtgcatttctaccctatattttaactttagatttattctcatatcaaactcttttggctgtctttttgacacttaccctccacaccctggattataaataatgtaaataattcaatgtgattatcttgtgtgttgACTGTataatgatgatagtatatatctgatagtatatatctgtatcatgaatcaatttaagtggaccccgacttaaacaagtgtaaaaacttattggggtgttaccatttagtggtcaattgtatggaatatgtacttcactgtgcaacctactaataaaagtctcaatcaatcaatcaaaacacatagaatcatcatactgctgtgattatatgcatcaagtgttcattcaaggctaaggcaaaatatggagatatatatcgtgtatcgcaatatggccttaaaatatggcaatattaaaaaaaggccatatcgcccagccctagttcaatgatgccatttctgtttgtcatgtatcattttgtctattttgtgtttatccttgaataaacaggtcagtttcttgttaccaaccattgtgtattattcaaactcccctaattcagctggctagttgttatcaagagtactaaaacccttttcaacatgattctgacaactaagtaggctaaataacgttaatacatgctcggataggccagtatcggtcagtatcggtatctatcggtatcggatcggaaatgcaaaaacaatatcggtatcggatctaaagtgcaaaaacctggatcgggacatccctaattgttatataCATCGCTTTTGGAGAAGGTTTCATTAATATTGTGATCTAGACTTTAGGCCATATTGCCTGTCCCTCAGAGAATCCAAAGTGCGCCTGAAAAATTGGCCTCAACATACAGTAGATGTTGCTgactgtaggggtgtaacggtacgtgtatttgtattgaaccgtttcagtacgggggtttcggttcggttcggaggtgtaccaaacgagtttccacacggacatattaagtagcgtagcgcacgttgtgtaaacaatgcacaccgaggcacaacacacggcatgcgaccaggctaggacaacatgtgaaagccagagctggaagaccctcctgccttgttaagatctcccgtttgggaacacttcagtgcgatacaacaatggaggacggaggtttgccgacattgttcaaacacgtcaaacatgctaacccatttgaagcgtcaccaccgcattcaagcagcctctcctcggcgagtcaggcagggctaaagcaataacaaatgttttacagcagcagatttaagtccatattgcattagaaactagattttgacccatttCTTTGGTGGTGGGggggttaatctgaggctgagttgacttgaaactgcttaatgttgcactttttatatgtagaagacaaattttgtcattttatttaatctgagcaacaacttgaggcattttaatgttgattaacgtgcaccccgacttaaagaagttgaaaaacttattggggtgttaccatttagtggtcaattatgtactgtactgtgcaatctactaataaaagtctcaatcaatcaatcaaaaaaagcactttatatgtagaaagtttttgttaagaaaccattctgagccttatcttatttagtttttatttgatatatgttgaccacactaACACTGGCAATGGACCTTGTGTGTtgtgccattgtttacacatttggtaaataaataaccaaaacatttatattttgttgttttcttactgtaccgaaaatgaaccgaaccgtgacctctaaaccgaggtacgtaccgaaccgaaatttttatgtaccgttacacccctagctgaCTATTTCTTTCTCATTCATGCAGAAACATTAACGATATCTAAACCTAGCTTGCTCATTTTAGCAGCTCGCTGGACCCACCACTCGCTGGGACAAAACTGGACGTAGACCATTACCCGACGCAGCAAATAAGCGCACATTTTGGATGGATTCAGAGTCTTActgaataagaatcgcaatttctATGTGGATATATTTTTGGGCACCCCTGTTGACAAAACATTTTGcatttaatcattcattttcttctCAACCAATCAGCCTGAGAAAGTGAAAAGGTCAGAATCTAAAGTtgggcactgctgtttttagcggCACACTAACTTGGAGCTCATGGGGGAATCTGGTATTATACACCCATCAGATCATACAATTCTAGGTGACTCCTCGGTCCTCATGTGTGATCATTACacttaatataatatttatattttgaccatttttttttgcagaaactcAACATGACGTTTACTCTACATTGTGTGTCCGCATGTGTAACATCAAGGTTTCGTGCAGAGTGAATGTTTTCGTGCAATGTGAACACCGAAAGGCTTTTTCTCCTGCGTGTGTTTTCATGTGCGATGCCATGTTCGACTTTTGAGCAAATCctctaccacaaactgaacacctAAAAggcttttcacctgtgtgtgttctcatgtgcgatACCATCGTTCCGCTGTGTGAGAACGTCTTATGACAAACGGAACACCTgaagggtttttctccagtgtgcgttctcatgtgcgaCAAGAGTGACGCATTGTTAGTGAACCTTTTATCGCAGATTGAACACTtaaagggtttttctcctgtgtgtgttctcatgtgcgagTCCACTGTTTCTTTCTGGGTAAATCTTTTATCGCACACTGAACAACTGaagggtttttctcccgtgtgtgttctcatgtgtcgagtgaAATCACTTTTACGAGAAAACCTTTTAACACAATTGGagcaactgaaaggtttttctcctgtgtgttttctcatgtgtgCTAGCATATGTGCCTTTTGAGTGAATCTTCTATCACAAACCGAGcagctgaaaggtttttctcctgtgtgttttctcatgtgtgATAGCATGTGTGGCCTTTGAGTGAATCGTTTGTCACAAACTGAGCATTTATAAGGTTTTTCCcgtgtgtgtattctcatgtgggtCGACATGTGTATCTGAAGAGAGAATGTTTTATGACAAACGGAACATGTaaagggtttttctcccgtgtgtgttctcatgtgtgataCCACAGAGACGTTGTGAGAGAATCTTTTCTCACAAATCGAACATTtaaagggtttttctcctgtgtgcgttctcatatGTCGAGCCAAATAGCTCctataaaaaaaacctttagcACAAAATGAGCAAGCAAACCGATTTTTACTCtgcttttttttggacttttcaGAATGTTTGTtgccagtgtgagtcctcatatcaccttcacagtctgtatcgaTGCTCGAAGGCTCTTGGGCGTCGAATCGGTCTTCAtcttcaggagagtgtgacgttatgtcatcactatctgatagtggagctaagaggttgtttgCTTGTGATTGCTCTTCATCGTTTTCGGTCTTTACAGAAACATCCGTAAGGTGAGCCTCCTCCGGACCTAGAAGGCACACTCCCTCCTGAGTTACATGGAGTTCCTCCAattcctcttttatgtgggagGACGGTGGCTCTTCCtccttcaaagtggagctccgtTCTGTTAGTTGAGGGAGACGCTCTTCCTGATGACCAATTAACTGCTGGATGTCTGTAGGACACAAACAACAGTTATCttataaatgtaaaatgtttgtccattcactcaTTGTTGATGCATCAGTGGTGTAATCGTCATCATTATTTCAGATATTTATTTTGTCTcccggttggggaggagatcttgccccaagtggaggagggtacctcggagtcttgttaacaactgaaggaagagtggattgtgagccttcagaatcaataaTGCaggctgtaagtgaacggacacaaacatttgacagaccgCTGCGATGGCCAATCAGATGACGTGATgtcgtcagtaaggccttcttgaTGGCCCTAggccaggagtcggcaacccgcatgcggctctttgatcactctgatgcggctcagcagcttacttgctgaaccccccaattttcccgtgagacttccggattttggtGCCTctggcagaaaactcccgggattaatattcactgattttcacccttacagctataataggg
The DNA window shown above is from Nerophis lumbriciformis linkage group LG38, RoL_Nlum_v2.1, whole genome shotgun sequence and carries:
- the LOC133575112 gene encoding uncharacterized protein, which translates into the protein MLKRLIEERLMAAADEIFALFERTMASYEEQLSRTREEKERYRRQLEAVASKTGILLQTPDIQQLIGHQEERLPQLTERSSTLKEEEPPSSHIKEELEELHVTQEGVCLLGPEEAHLTDVSVKTENDEEQSQANNLLAPLSDSDDITSHSPEDEDRFDAQEPSSIDTDCEGDMRTHTGNKHSEKSKKKQSKNRFACSFCAKGFFYRSYLARHMRTHTGEKPFKCSICEKRFSHNVSVVSHMRTHTGEKPFTCSVCHKTFSLQIHMSTHMRIHTREKPYKCSVCDKRFTQRPHMLSHMRKHTGEKPFSCSVCDRRFTQKAHMLAHMRKHTGEKPFSCSNCVKRFSRKSDFTRHMRTHTGEKPFSCSVCDKRFTQKETVDSHMRTHTGEKPFKCSICDKRFTNNASLLSHMRTHTGEKPFRCSVCHKTFSHSGTMVSHMRTHTGEKPFRCSVCGRGFAQKSNMASHMKTHAGEKAFRCSHCTKTFTLHETLMLHMRTHNVE